A genomic stretch from Chitinophaga agri includes:
- a CDS encoding glucosidase family protein produces MRIRLTYLLIALSTLAFHAPASAQKTTKKGLSLTILHDTRLDTIQARSLRLLTGFTAGTSYGEVWIRDLNTFIKGSLKTHPKEEVKSMLLLFLKMQGDGGDIVDGMIDKKKMGTGAGYEYRYADLAPEWAAHKNTVETDQESSLLQAVRKYIDVTGDRGILEEEIGGKKVIRRLEEALLYILNDRWEEKYGLVKGATTVDWGDVQPETGWGVRINDKTKWAIDVYDNAMYVMAIHDFLAIKPAAYHTQKDWAATAAEIKKNVRKYLWKADVQKYIPHLYLDGSPFPASFNENALLYTGGSACAILAGFNTPKEIAAINQQMVAAAAKEKHATIGITVYPPYPAELFPNMHPYVYQNGGDWTWFGGRMIQALIENGMVKEAVAELQPIIERTLANKGFYEWYDVRTGAPKGSGDFRGEAGVLYDAIVMLREWAEKNK; encoded by the coding sequence ATGCGTATACGCTTAACTTACCTGCTCATTGCCTTATCGACGCTGGCATTCCACGCACCAGCTTCCGCGCAGAAAACCACTAAAAAAGGTCTGTCGCTGACTATTCTCCATGACACCCGCCTGGATACGATACAAGCCAGGTCGCTGCGTCTCCTGACTGGCTTTACGGCCGGTACTTCCTATGGAGAGGTCTGGATCCGTGACCTGAACACTTTCATCAAAGGATCTCTTAAAACACACCCGAAAGAAGAAGTGAAATCGATGCTGCTGCTGTTCCTGAAAATGCAGGGAGATGGTGGTGATATTGTCGATGGCATGATCGATAAAAAGAAGATGGGCACAGGCGCCGGTTATGAATACCGTTATGCCGATCTCGCACCTGAGTGGGCCGCTCATAAGAACACAGTGGAGACCGACCAGGAATCGTCGTTGTTGCAGGCTGTCAGAAAATATATCGATGTGACGGGTGATCGTGGTATACTGGAAGAAGAGATAGGAGGGAAGAAAGTCATCCGCCGGCTGGAAGAGGCTTTATTATACATCCTGAACGACAGGTGGGAAGAAAAGTATGGTCTTGTAAAAGGTGCTACGACGGTTGACTGGGGCGATGTACAACCTGAAACCGGCTGGGGTGTTCGTATTAATGATAAGACGAAATGGGCAATAGATGTATATGACAACGCGATGTATGTAATGGCCATACACGATTTCCTCGCAATCAAACCTGCGGCTTACCATACACAAAAAGACTGGGCGGCAACTGCTGCTGAGATAAAAAAGAATGTGCGCAAATATCTCTGGAAAGCAGACGTGCAGAAGTACATTCCTCATCTGTATCTTGATGGTAGCCCGTTCCCCGCTTCGTTTAATGAAAACGCCCTGTTATATACCGGTGGTTCTGCCTGTGCTATACTCGCGGGTTTTAATACACCGAAAGAAATAGCCGCTATCAATCAACAAATGGTCGCTGCGGCTGCGAAAGAAAAACATGCAACCATCGGCATTACGGTATATCCTCCCTATCCGGCGGAACTTTTCCCTAACATGCATCCTTACGTCTATCAGAACGGAGGCGACTGGACCTGGTTCGGTGGCAGGATGATACAGGCGCTGATTGAGAATGGTATGGTGAAAGAAGCGGTAGCAGAGTTGCAGCCTATTATAGAAAGAACACTGGCGAATAAAGGGTTTTACGAATGGTATGATGTGCGTACCGGTGCGCCCAAAGGTTCCGGCGATTTCAGGGGAGAAGCAGGCGTGCTGTATGACGCTATCGTTATGTTGCGCGAATGGGCGGAGAAAAATAAATAA
- a CDS encoding thiamine-binding protein: protein MMAHKINLALQILPSVPSDQVYAVVDEAIAVIQASGLKYRVCPFETVIEGTYDECMEVVRKAQEVCFKAGASQLLVYVKMQIRKDADVSIEDKTGKYD, encoded by the coding sequence ATGATGGCACACAAGATCAATTTAGCCTTACAGATCCTTCCTTCTGTTCCCAGTGACCAGGTATATGCAGTGGTAGATGAAGCCATTGCAGTGATCCAGGCTTCCGGACTGAAATACAGGGTTTGTCCTTTCGAGACTGTGATAGAGGGCACTTACGACGAGTGTATGGAGGTAGTCCGCAAGGCGCAGGAAGTATGCTTCAAGGCAGGCGCATCACAGCTGCTGGTGTATGTGAAAATGCAGATCAGAAAAGATGCTGATGTCAGCATTGAAGATAAGACAGGTAAATACGATTAA
- a CDS encoding TonB-dependent receptor produces the protein MKNYLQLTCLCALMLLMNLSSVVYAQQQQTITGTVTDKTTGNPLPGVTVSVKGSLSGTITDGTGNFRYNTNRQFPLTLIFSSVGYSNNSLVVDGPGHVTVQLTSTEILGEEIVVAASRVSQSILESPVSIEKLNATAIRESATPSFYDALPSLKGVESSVQSLTFRTITTRGFNTNGNTRFNQLMDGMDNQAPGLNFSVGNIVGISELDVASVELLPGASSALYGAGGMNGTLLMTSKSPFEYQGLSLKLQAGINHLGKKQQNYVGFIPDVTARYAKAFGKFAFKLNFGFMQADDWQAVDSTNFDRLNLRTKAGTSHATDPNYDGVNVYGDEITNTFGATGGLLNGQAVSRTGYRERDLVDYGTRSLKTGAAFHYKVTDNTEVILQGNWGTGTTVYTGSDRYSLRKFNLGQYKLEVRGKRFFVRGYTTQERSGEAYNATALGTIMNEAYNPSVVRDGSGNVIGGWFAEYATVYNQARAGVFPGAPGVKTNEQAHAIARSYADRNRLQPGSATFNQAKETITSNYIGFGAGRNGAKFNDKTNLYHYEGFYDFSDHIKILEVQAGASLRRYALNSDGTIFDDADKDIKIDEYGAYLQVGKKLVNERIKLTGSIRYDKNENFDGRFTPRLSGVFTVAPRHNIRLSFQTAYRNPTNQDQYIDLPIRANTRLIGGLPELLNKYNLNTNKGYTQASVQRYAATGDPTQLQQYTFNKFRPESVSAYEIGYKGLIKNRLLIDAYYYYSSYKNFLSYVALIQPTQPLAQDPALNSARIFATYVNNPEKVSAQGGALGLDYLIHSWTLSGNFSYNALTDSKNELDNAFNTPKYRFNIGVANKNIAKNLGFNVMYRWQDAFTWSSSFVRGDVSAYGTIDAQVNYRIPKIKGTIKVGGSNITNHYFQTSFGNPKAGGIYYVAVLFDDLLR, from the coding sequence ATGAAAAACTACTTACAACTCACCTGTTTGTGTGCCCTCATGTTACTCATGAACCTGTCTTCTGTCGTCTATGCACAGCAGCAACAGACTATTACAGGTACTGTAACAGACAAAACAACAGGCAATCCTCTTCCAGGCGTCACTGTCAGTGTAAAAGGCTCTTTATCCGGGACTATTACCGACGGCACCGGCAACTTCAGGTACAACACCAACCGGCAGTTTCCCCTGACGCTGATCTTTTCCTCAGTGGGCTATTCCAACAACTCATTAGTGGTCGACGGGCCCGGTCATGTTACCGTGCAACTTACCTCTACGGAGATCCTGGGAGAAGAAATTGTTGTTGCCGCCAGCCGTGTGTCTCAAAGTATACTGGAGTCGCCGGTATCTATTGAGAAACTGAATGCCACGGCGATACGGGAATCGGCAACACCCAGCTTTTATGACGCCCTACCCTCTCTGAAAGGGGTGGAATCCAGCGTCCAGAGCCTCACCTTCCGTACCATCACGACCAGGGGTTTCAACACAAATGGTAACACCCGTTTTAATCAGCTGATGGATGGTATGGACAACCAGGCTCCTGGCCTGAACTTCTCCGTAGGTAATATTGTAGGCATCTCGGAACTGGATGTGGCCAGCGTAGAATTACTGCCAGGCGCCAGCTCCGCGTTATATGGAGCAGGTGGTATGAACGGTACCCTGCTGATGACCAGCAAAAGCCCTTTCGAATACCAGGGTCTTAGTCTGAAACTACAGGCAGGGATCAACCATCTTGGTAAGAAACAGCAGAACTATGTTGGCTTCATCCCTGATGTCACCGCCCGTTATGCGAAAGCTTTCGGGAAATTCGCCTTTAAACTGAACTTCGGTTTTATGCAGGCAGACGACTGGCAGGCTGTTGACTCTACCAATTTCGACCGGTTGAACCTCCGTACCAAAGCAGGAACTTCTCACGCGACCGACCCGAATTATGATGGCGTGAACGTCTACGGTGATGAGATCACCAATACTTTTGGGGCAACAGGCGGATTACTCAATGGGCAGGCAGTGTCCCGCACGGGTTACAGGGAAAGAGACCTGGTGGACTACGGCACCCGCAGCCTGAAAACAGGCGCCGCCTTCCACTATAAGGTAACGGACAATACAGAGGTGATCCTCCAGGGTAACTGGGGTACCGGTACAACTGTATATACGGGTTCTGACCGCTATTCCCTGCGTAAATTCAACCTGGGGCAGTATAAGCTTGAAGTACGTGGTAAACGCTTCTTTGTACGTGGTTACACCACACAGGAGCGTTCCGGCGAAGCATACAATGCCACCGCCCTGGGTACGATCATGAACGAGGCCTATAATCCGAGTGTGGTAAGAGATGGCAGCGGCAACGTGATCGGTGGATGGTTTGCAGAATATGCCACTGTTTACAACCAGGCAAGAGCGGGTGTATTCCCGGGCGCGCCAGGTGTAAAGACCAATGAACAGGCACATGCCATCGCCAGGTCCTACGCTGACAGAAACCGCCTGCAACCAGGTTCCGCTACCTTCAACCAGGCAAAGGAAACCATTACCAGTAATTATATCGGTTTTGGTGCCGGTAGGAACGGTGCTAAGTTCAACGATAAAACAAACCTCTATCACTACGAAGGTTTCTACGACTTCAGCGATCATATAAAAATACTGGAAGTGCAGGCAGGCGCCTCTTTACGGCGCTACGCCCTGAACTCTGACGGTACCATCTTTGACGATGCCGACAAGGATATTAAGATAGATGAATACGGCGCGTATCTGCAGGTGGGAAAGAAACTGGTGAACGAGCGGATCAAGCTGACCGGTTCCATCCGTTATGACAAGAACGAGAATTTTGACGGTCGCTTTACGCCACGTTTATCAGGCGTATTCACCGTAGCACCGCGTCATAATATCCGTCTCTCCTTCCAGACCGCTTACCGCAATCCAACCAACCAGGACCAGTACATCGACCTCCCAATCCGTGCGAATACGCGTCTGATAGGAGGTTTACCTGAATTGCTGAACAAGTACAACCTGAATACCAATAAAGGCTACACGCAGGCGAGCGTACAGCGTTATGCGGCAACCGGCGATCCTACCCAGTTACAGCAATATACATTCAACAAATTCAGGCCTGAAAGCGTGAGCGCCTACGAGATCGGTTATAAGGGTCTGATCAAAAACCGCTTACTGATCGACGCTTATTACTACTACAGTTCGTACAAGAACTTCCTGTCGTACGTGGCGCTGATACAGCCTACACAGCCACTGGCACAGGACCCTGCACTGAACAGCGCCAGGATCTTCGCTACGTACGTGAACAATCCTGAAAAGGTAAGCGCGCAGGGCGGAGCGCTCGGACTGGACTACCTGATCCACAGCTGGACATTATCCGGTAACTTCTCCTACAATGCACTGACCGATAGCAAAAATGAGCTGGACAATGCATTCAACACACCTAAATACCGTTTCAATATTGGCGTAGCCAATAAGAACATTGCGAAAAACCTTGGTTTCAACGTGATGTATCGCTGGCAGGATGCGTTCACCTGGAGCTCCAGCTTCGTAAGAGGTGATGTATCGGCTTATGGTACGATCGATGCACAGGTGAATTACAGGATACCTAAGATCAAGGGAACGATCAAGGTGGGTGGTTCTAATATAACTAACCACTACTTCCAGACATCCTTCGGTAATCCGAAAGCAGGCGGTATTTATTATGTAGCAGTGTTGTTTGATGACCTGCTGAGATAG
- a CDS encoding phosphotransferase enzyme family protein, with protein MQPIFPTTYSTLSPDALATYISQQYALENVQCQFIVRGVGDTYLITTNDNRFILRIYRSSHRTLGNIRAEVTLLNALKAAEVSVSYPVADKDGGHIQSLQAAEGIRHAVLFSYAEGRSHNMLSHEQLRTLGKEMARFHNVSAAIILADARWNIDITTTLDEPVAAAKDYFKEDQATYEWITGAVERVKTALSTLPTDQFSAGYCHFDFLPKNFHFDAAGRITIFDFDFFGRGWLIYDITTFRQQLLLDKLMGRLTNETMEETYATFLEAYRSERPLSEGEQAAIPYIGLGFWLFYMRFHMTHDQFSPLMQLHNLQSRFGMLKKLMEEEWDKTGQVTP; from the coding sequence ATGCAACCCATCTTCCCCACCACTTATTCGACCCTGAGCCCTGATGCCTTAGCCACCTACATCAGCCAGCAGTACGCCCTGGAAAATGTTCAATGCCAGTTCATTGTACGTGGCGTAGGTGACACGTACCTGATCACCACGAATGATAACCGCTTTATTCTGCGCATTTACCGGTCTTCGCACAGAACGCTGGGCAATATCCGGGCAGAGGTGACCTTACTGAATGCCCTGAAGGCGGCGGAGGTATCTGTCTCCTATCCGGTAGCAGACAAAGACGGCGGTCATATCCAATCCCTCCAGGCCGCAGAAGGCATCCGGCATGCCGTGCTGTTCTCTTATGCGGAAGGCCGCTCTCACAACATGCTTTCACACGAACAGCTGCGTACCCTGGGCAAAGAGATGGCACGCTTTCACAATGTCTCCGCCGCTATTATCCTGGCAGATGCCCGCTGGAATATTGACATCACCACTACCCTGGACGAACCGGTGGCAGCGGCAAAGGATTATTTCAAAGAAGACCAGGCCACGTATGAATGGATCACAGGCGCTGTAGAAAGGGTCAAAACAGCGCTTTCTACCCTCCCAACGGATCAATTCAGTGCTGGTTATTGTCACTTCGATTTTCTGCCTAAAAACTTCCATTTTGACGCAGCCGGCAGGATCACCATTTTTGACTTTGATTTCTTCGGACGGGGATGGCTGATCTATGATATTACAACTTTCCGCCAGCAGTTGTTGCTGGATAAACTAATGGGAAGACTAACGAATGAGACGATGGAAGAGACGTATGCCACCTTCCTGGAGGCATACCGATCGGAAAGACCACTGAGTGAGGGCGAACAGGCGGCTATTCCCTATATCGGATTGGGGTTCTGGCTGTTTTACATGCGCTTTCATATGACGCACGACCAGTTTTCACCATTGATGCAGCTGCATAATCTGCAAAGCAGGTTCGGGATGCTGAAAAAGCTGATGGAAGAAGAGTGGGACAAAACCGGACAGGTAACGCCATAA
- the ychF gene encoding redox-regulated ATPase YchF codes for MALQVGIVGLPNVGKSTLFNAVSNSAKAQASNYRFCTIEPNVGLVDVPDERLAKLEELVKPERVVPTTIEFVDIAGLVKGASKGEGLGNKFLANIREVDAIVHVIRCFEDDNILREEGAINPVGDKEIIDTELQLKDLESVEKKIARTEKMAKTGGDPKAKVEFEILKKCQAHLEQGKNIRELGLSKEDRVAIADLFLLTEKPVLYVANVDEASMLTGNKFSETLQASVKAENATVVVMNNSIEAQISELEDPADKELFLSEYNLTEPGLNRLIRSAYGLLNLITYFTAGVQEVRAWTIHTGWKAPQAAGVIHTDFEKGFIKAEVIGYDDYVKYGSETACRDNGRLRIEGKEYVVSDGDVMHFRFNV; via the coding sequence ATGGCGTTACAAGTAGGAATTGTTGGATTGCCGAATGTAGGGAAATCGACATTATTTAATGCGGTAAGCAACAGCGCAAAAGCGCAGGCGAGCAATTATCGCTTTTGCACAATTGAACCTAACGTAGGACTTGTAGACGTACCGGACGAGCGTTTGGCTAAGCTGGAAGAGCTGGTGAAGCCTGAGCGTGTGGTTCCGACTACTATTGAATTCGTTGACATCGCAGGTCTTGTGAAAGGCGCGAGTAAAGGTGAAGGTCTTGGTAACAAGTTCCTCGCTAATATCCGTGAGGTAGATGCGATCGTTCACGTGATCCGCTGTTTCGAGGATGACAACATCCTGAGAGAAGAAGGTGCGATCAACCCTGTAGGTGACAAAGAGATCATTGATACGGAGTTACAGCTGAAAGACCTCGAGAGCGTTGAAAAGAAGATCGCGCGTACCGAGAAAATGGCTAAAACCGGTGGTGATCCTAAAGCCAAGGTAGAATTTGAAATCCTGAAAAAGTGCCAGGCACACCTGGAACAAGGTAAAAATATCCGTGAGCTGGGACTGAGTAAAGAAGACCGCGTTGCGATCGCTGACCTGTTCCTGCTGACAGAAAAACCGGTACTGTATGTGGCGAACGTTGATGAAGCCTCCATGCTGACCGGCAACAAATTCTCTGAAACGCTGCAGGCTTCTGTGAAAGCAGAAAATGCTACTGTAGTGGTAATGAACAACAGTATCGAAGCACAGATCTCCGAACTGGAAGATCCGGCTGATAAAGAACTGTTCCTGTCTGAATACAACCTGACTGAACCAGGTCTGAACCGCCTGATCCGCTCTGCTTACGGTCTATTGAACCTGATCACTTATTTCACTGCAGGGGTGCAGGAAGTAAGGGCATGGACCATCCACACCGGCTGGAAAGCGCCACAGGCTGCAGGTGTGATCCACACCGATTTCGAAAAAGGTTTTATCAAGGCTGAGGTGATCGGTTACGATGACTATGTGAAGTACGGTTCTGAAACTGCCTGCCGCGATAATGGCCGTTTACGTATAGAAGGTAAAGAATACGTTGTAAGCGACGGTGATGTAATGCACTTCCGTTTTAACGTATAA
- a CDS encoding YeiH family protein, which translates to MPKKTLHEDWIAVIIAFLTIGLVLFGLKPILPKIAVWDDSSFITAQFAGVAVWKQTGILFLWVFGSLLLAKAFTGKVEIAKLFVSLLFIIFITLLAQFIASYKTLKDFGVEVVLFSLILGLLISNLLGVPAILKAAIQTELYIKIGLVLLGANVLFDDIIKAGGLGILQSVAVVFTVWYFSFWVCRKLKLDDEFRMMISSAVSICGVSAAIATSGAIEGDNKKLSHVISLVLIVAIPMMLFMPYIATWAHMPPAVAGAWLGGTIDTSGAVVAAGTMLGEEALKYATLVKFSQNVLLGLAAFFISLYWSYSHKKANYEKPTLRTIWERFPKFVLGFVLASILFSFLLPAGTVATVKGPLKELQTYWFAIAFTCIGLETKFTDIFKMENGRPAMAFIIAQAFNIVFTLVIAYLVFGR; encoded by the coding sequence ATGCCTAAGAAAACGCTTCACGAAGACTGGATTGCTGTTATTATCGCATTTTTAACAATTGGCCTGGTGCTGTTCGGCCTGAAACCCATACTGCCAAAGATCGCTGTATGGGACGATAGTTCTTTTATCACGGCCCAGTTTGCGGGCGTGGCCGTCTGGAAACAGACGGGGATACTTTTCCTGTGGGTCTTCGGCAGTCTACTGCTGGCAAAGGCCTTTACCGGAAAGGTGGAGATCGCGAAACTATTCGTTTCCCTCCTTTTCATCATCTTCATCACGTTGCTGGCGCAGTTTATTGCCAGTTACAAAACACTGAAGGATTTTGGTGTGGAAGTGGTATTATTCAGTCTCATACTCGGACTCCTCATCAGCAACCTGCTGGGCGTTCCTGCTATCCTGAAGGCGGCCATTCAAACCGAGCTGTATATCAAGATAGGACTCGTTCTGCTGGGTGCGAACGTCCTGTTTGATGATATTATCAAAGCCGGTGGTCTGGGGATACTGCAATCTGTTGCGGTAGTCTTTACCGTATGGTATTTCAGTTTCTGGGTATGTCGTAAGCTGAAACTGGATGATGAATTCCGGATGATGATATCCAGTGCAGTATCCATCTGTGGGGTATCGGCAGCAATCGCTACTTCCGGTGCTATAGAAGGCGACAACAAGAAGCTGTCTCATGTCATCTCCCTTGTACTCATCGTTGCCATACCCATGATGCTGTTCATGCCATACATTGCTACCTGGGCACATATGCCACCCGCTGTAGCAGGCGCATGGCTTGGAGGTACTATTGACACATCGGGTGCAGTGGTAGCAGCAGGTACGATGCTCGGGGAAGAAGCCCTTAAATACGCTACGCTGGTGAAATTCTCGCAGAATGTGTTACTCGGACTGGCCGCCTTCTTCATTTCACTGTACTGGTCGTATAGCCATAAGAAAGCCAATTATGAAAAACCTACACTGCGTACTATATGGGAACGTTTTCCAAAATTCGTATTAGGTTTCGTACTGGCGTCCATCCTGTTTTCCTTCCTGCTACCAGCAGGCACCGTGGCGACCGTTAAAGGCCCATTGAAGGAACTGCAAACCTATTGGTTCGCTATTGCGTTTACATGTATAGGACTCGAGACCAAATTCACGGATATCTTTAAAATGGAAAATGGCCGTCCGGCGATGGCGTTCATCATTGCCCAGGCATTCAATATCGTATTCACGCTGGTGATAGCGTATCTTGTATTCGGAAGGTAA
- a CDS encoding bifunctional GNAT family N-acetyltransferase/carbon-nitrogen hydrolase family protein: protein MTSKHVPETIDIRQLTPEDYLDLKASMVSAYADMEGSYWREPTIRRLVELFPEGQIAVTVNDKVVGCALSIIVDYGKFGDEHTYEQITGYYTFSTHDRKGDVLYGIEVFVDPEYRGRRLARRLYDARKTLCERLNLRGIVAGGRIPNYLKYAADMSPRDYIEKVRDKEIYDPTLTFQFSNDFQVKKILKNYLPHDESSKGFATLLQWYNIYYEKDHDTIRYNKSTVRIGLVQWQMRDYGGLDGFLQQVEYFIDAVSDYGSDFVVFPELFNAPLMAEFNQMDGAAAIRGVAQYTEQLRDQFIKHAVSYNVNIISGSMPILIGESLYNICYLCRRDGTHDYYIKMHPTPSEVYAWGIKGGDTLKVFDTDCGKIGIQICYDVEFPEPSRILAEQGMQILFVPFLTDTQHAFNRVRFCAQARAIENECYVAMAGCVGNLPKVNNMDLQYAQSAVLTPSDFAFPVTGVKADATANTEMVVIADVDLVLLKELHAFGSVQTKKDMRRDLYEIKWKKR, encoded by the coding sequence ATGACCTCGAAACACGTACCCGAAACAATTGACATCAGGCAATTAACTCCTGAAGATTATTTAGACCTGAAGGCATCCATGGTTTCCGCATATGCCGACATGGAAGGCAGTTACTGGCGCGAACCCACCATCCGCAGACTGGTAGAGCTTTTCCCGGAAGGACAGATCGCTGTTACCGTGAACGATAAAGTAGTAGGTTGTGCCCTTTCCATTATCGTGGATTATGGAAAATTTGGTGACGAACATACCTATGAACAGATCACCGGGTATTATACGTTTAGTACTCACGACCGTAAAGGAGATGTGCTCTATGGCATAGAGGTGTTCGTAGACCCTGAGTATCGCGGACGCCGTCTTGCCAGAAGACTGTATGATGCCCGTAAAACGCTGTGTGAGCGGCTGAACCTGCGTGGTATTGTAGCCGGCGGCCGTATTCCCAATTATCTGAAATATGCGGCTGACATGTCCCCCAGAGACTATATCGAAAAGGTGCGGGATAAGGAAATCTATGACCCCACACTGACCTTCCAGTTCTCCAACGATTTCCAGGTCAAGAAGATCCTGAAGAACTATCTGCCGCATGACGAGTCTTCAAAAGGTTTCGCTACCCTGCTGCAATGGTATAATATCTACTATGAGAAAGACCATGATACTATCAGATATAATAAATCTACCGTGCGTATCGGACTTGTACAATGGCAGATGCGTGATTACGGCGGACTTGATGGTTTCCTGCAGCAGGTGGAGTATTTCATAGATGCCGTCAGTGACTATGGGTCCGACTTTGTCGTTTTCCCTGAGCTGTTCAATGCGCCGCTGATGGCCGAGTTTAATCAGATGGATGGCGCGGCTGCTATCAGGGGCGTAGCACAGTATACGGAACAGCTCCGCGACCAGTTCATTAAACATGCGGTATCGTACAATGTGAACATCATCTCTGGCAGTATGCCCATTCTGATCGGAGAGTCATTGTATAACATCTGCTATCTGTGCCGCCGTGACGGGACGCACGATTACTACATCAAAATGCATCCGACACCAAGTGAAGTGTATGCCTGGGGTATCAAAGGAGGAGATACACTCAAGGTATTCGATACAGATTGCGGTAAAATAGGTATACAGATCTGTTATGATGTGGAGTTTCCCGAACCATCACGCATATTGGCAGAGCAGGGAATGCAGATATTGTTTGTACCTTTCCTGACGGATACCCAGCATGCTTTCAACAGGGTGCGGTTCTGTGCGCAGGCCAGGGCGATCGAGAATGAGTGTTATGTGGCCATGGCTGGTTGTGTAGGGAACCTGCCGAAGGTGAATAATATGGACCTTCAGTATGCACAGAGCGCAGTACTGACACCGTCAGACTTTGCCTTTCCTGTAACCGGTGTGAAAGCAGATGCTACTGCCAATACAGAAATGGTGGTCATTGCGGACGTAGACCTCGTATTACTCAAGGAGCTGCATGCTTTCGGGAGTGTGCAGACGAAGAAAGACATGAGAAGGGATCTCTATGAAATAAAGTGGAAGAAACGTTAA
- a CDS encoding nucleoside recognition domain-containing protein yields the protein MALNYVWLGFFLISFVVAVCRLIFLQDTAVFSTVMNGMFDSAKTGAEISLGLAGIMTFWLGIMKVGEKGGMISILARWVDPFFSRLFPGIPKKHPAMGSILMNFSANALGLDNAATPVGLKAMKQLQELNPEPEVATNAQIMFLVLNTAGITLIPTSVIALRIAAGSSNAAEIFIPTLIGTLISFISGLLAVALYQRINLLKAPILLTFAVFGLLLAGLFYVMQFLTPDQIATYTAFIGGFVIFAIIVSFLALGAAKKINVYDVFIDGAKEGFQVSITIIPYLVTMLVAISTFRNTGCMDYVLDAIAAIFSSMGLNTDFVPALPVGLMKPLSGGAARALMVDILKTHGPDSFAGRLASIIQGSTETTFYVLAVYFGSVNIKKTKYALTCGLIADVVGIVAAIVLAYIFFH from the coding sequence ATGGCATTAAACTATGTTTGGCTCGGGTTCTTCCTGATATCTTTTGTTGTGGCCGTTTGCCGCCTCATCTTCCTCCAGGATACCGCCGTTTTCTCTACCGTTATGAACGGCATGTTCGATAGTGCCAAAACGGGAGCCGAAATATCACTTGGGCTGGCTGGCATCATGACCTTCTGGCTGGGCATCATGAAAGTGGGTGAAAAAGGTGGAATGATCAGCATCCTCGCCCGCTGGGTGGATCCCTTCTTTTCCAGGCTGTTCCCGGGTATTCCGAAGAAGCATCCGGCCATGGGCTCTATCCTGATGAACTTCAGTGCAAACGCCCTTGGGCTGGACAACGCCGCTACCCCGGTAGGGCTGAAAGCCATGAAGCAGTTGCAGGAACTCAATCCTGAGCCGGAAGTAGCGACCAATGCGCAGATCATGTTCCTGGTGTTGAACACAGCGGGTATCACCCTGATTCCAACTTCTGTGATCGCACTGCGTATTGCAGCTGGTAGTTCCAATGCCGCTGAGATCTTTATTCCCACGCTGATCGGTACCCTGATCTCTTTTATTTCCGGGTTACTTGCCGTGGCCTTATATCAACGTATCAATCTGCTGAAAGCCCCCATCCTACTCACGTTTGCCGTGTTTGGGCTGCTACTGGCAGGCCTCTTCTACGTAATGCAGTTCCTGACACCTGACCAGATCGCGACCTACACCGCCTTTATCGGTGGCTTCGTCATATTTGCGATCATTGTCTCTTTCCTTGCTTTAGGGGCCGCTAAAAAGATCAATGTCTACGATGTGTTCATTGACGGCGCCAAAGAAGGCTTCCAGGTATCTATTACCATCATCCCCTACCTGGTGACCATGCTGGTGGCCATCAGTACATTCAGGAATACGGGTTGTATGGATTATGTACTGGATGCGATCGCAGCGATCTTCAGCAGCATGGGCCTGAATACCGATTTCGTCCCTGCCCTGCCGGTAGGTTTGATGAAACCGCTCAGTGGTGGTGCAGCCCGTGCCCTTATGGTGGACATCCTGAAAACACATGGACCGGACTCCTTCGCCGGCAGACTGGCCAGTATCATCCAGGGGTCGACAGAAACCACCTTCTACGTGCTGGCGGTTTATTTTGGCTCAGTTAACATCAAAAAGACCAAATACGCCCTGACCTGTGGCCTGATAGCCGATGTTGTCGGCATCGTCGCGGCGATCGTGCTGGCATACATATTCTTTCACTAG